The genomic stretch AAGCACATAGACCCAGTTATAAGCAAACGTCTGTCTTCCTCATCTGCCACACTATTAAACACGCCAGACCGAGGtaaacacacaaacgcacatacacacactggtCTGTCCATGTTCGTAAGAAAATACACATTCTGTCCTGggtgtatttttttcctccccacTTTTGTTTAATCTTCGTAATCATGTTGACTTACTcagtacacacaatacactgtgaacttttttctttgttaatggCGATCAAACCTATCCAAagcacactatatggacaaatgtctgtggacacctaaccatatgATTGTGCTCTTTGAATACCCCATTCCATACTTAATTCCCATTctacactcttctggaaagatatttaaatgattttggagtgtgcttatggaaatttgtgcttattcagccaaaagggtgttagtgaacccaggaactgatgtaggtgatattagaaggcatggggtTCAGTCATCGTTGCAATTCATCTCAAAGCTTTTCAgtagggttgatgtcagagctctattccatgagatcttccactccaactcataaacattgtatcttcatggagctaacTTTGTGTATCTTATACGAATgagtgcctccaacattgtggcaacagtttagggaagatcCACAGATGACTGgaagagtcaggtgtccctaAAATCAAGTTTGGAACACTCCACAAAGCTGGTCAAGAAAAATTATTCTAAAGTcatatataaaacttttttttggcccaccagtgaaacatggtggtgggaTCATTGAgcaatgtaaatgtgtttttaagcGGATGGGAGGAAACTGGACAGGGTTGAGGGAAAGATGGAGATGAATACAGCCTcttgaaaaaaacaatactaaTCTGAAAGTCTCAGTCAAACCATAATGTTTGTTTTAACCTGTTTACTTGTTTTTTCATCTTGTGCTATTGGTCCAAGGCTTACAGAAGCAGACGTCCCTCTCCTCCTCTTGCTTAGTAAATAGATTTTCATCCAAAGCTCGACCATCCAAAGAGAAGATCTACCAGGATAGACCTGCAGGTTGATTTTAGTGCAaaacaaggatttttttttctctctttttttttttttctcagcaggAAAAACACATTCACTGAATATGAGTACCTGAAATCTTCAGATTTGatagcttaataaaaaaaaaggatctatAGAGTGCTTTATAATCATTAATAAGccactagattttaaattaaagtaaCCAGGTAGTGtttcagtgagtgtgtgtgaggagataCTTTGGGGCAAACTGGCATGTTTTGAAAAGCTGGTGTTGGGTCTTGCATGTCTGTAAGGAGTTTTATTTTTCCCTCTTTATATAAtcagttatttttttcctgtttttttccagcTTCGGCGCAAGGACAAGGTGTTGCGACATTTTTGTTAATCTGAGCGCATTAAAGGAGCAGTTTGTGATTTTTCCAAAGCCTAGAAGAAATGCCATTGCAAAGAAAGCTCTTAATTCGTAACAAACTCCTCATACctctgtttaataaataaataaataaacaaataaataaacacgcACTCGCTTCATGAATTGTCTTGGGGCTGGGATGATTTCTGAGCAACTCGAATTGAAGCTCTAGATTGTGAAATAAGCCTTGTTCAAGGTAACTTTTGTAATGGtgtgatttattaaataactaatgattaaaaaaaaaaatacaaactgcaCCTTTAAGTGTATTCAGCTGAGGGCATGTGTTCCTACAGCATGCTAATGACTTTAGTGGTATGGATTTCAATAGGAATGGAAATGGGTCTTGTATATGCATGCAATATCACTTTTCTGTGGTGTGGTTTGGCTTTGACTCTTCATTCTTTGTATTTTCAGCTTGCCAAATGCTCCTTTAACTAGCATTTAGGAATAATGATAAATTGATAtaaaacttgtgtgtgtttcaggtatGCACCGTATGCCTCTAACCCCATGGGAGAACAATGTAGTCAGTCGCTTACAGACACCAACACACTCGTACCTGGCCAGAAGTCGTAgtgctgtgtctctgtctggAGATGCAGGTaaagcgacacacacacacacacacacacacacaaccacacaactcTAACACAGTAGATGTTTAAGAATTAAGCTCTGTTTGGCTgcctttgcttttctttctgaAACAAAACTGCTCTTTCAGGGGTGTTCTCTctccctaaactgttaccatagTTACTCtcgttctgtgtgtgtgtgtgtgtgtgtgtgtgtgtgtgtgtgtgtgtgtgtgttgcttcaTTTAAATCTTGTGCACAAAGGCTGCATGTGGGAGCAAACATTAGACTCTTATGCAACTTTTATTCCTTTTGTTGTCTTTGgggtgtgtctctctctcactctcttggtgctctttctctctctctttttcagtctctctctctctctctctctctctctctctctctctctctctctctccagtgtctATTCTAACCTTTAAATAACAAGTGGGGCAAAAAGCTGCTAACGCACAGACTCGATCATCACTGAGATCTACTAAACATGGCTGCTAAGCCACGCCCATTTCCGCTCTAATACAATACTTTTAGCTCCTCACCTCAGAGATGATCACAGTCTCCAAGTGACCTTTGATTGCATTGTAGATGCTgacacactttctctttcttccttttccttttcatatCATTTCTTCCTTCTCCCCTGCACCCGCCCCTCCTCTCATCCCTCACCTTTCTGTTTAATACACTCTTACTTCACACGGCCTGCTCGGCTACTTAACCTGCAATCCGGTTCAGTGACCCCCGTTTGTCCTCGCTCAGCCTCCTGTCACCACACAAGCTCACTGCCCCTCAAGACCCTACAGTCACGCAGCGCCGAGCGACCGATCCGAGCCGGGCCCAGCTTCGAGCGAGCGGTCAGAGCGAGGCCTGACGGCAACATGTGCAGGAAGGCAGCTAATAATGTGCTGGTAAGAAGACACACACACGAGGGCTGTAAGAGAGAATTTAGCTGTAGCAGTTGTACCCTATTTCCATTATTGCTTCTTTTCCACACTGATACAGGAAACACCTAAAAACCTTTGATGCCTCaaactgattttaaaatatatcttgATTATTATTGCTTTCCTCTTAGATATTTGATACCATGATGCAAGTGGTCATCGAAGTCCGATCAGGCAATTTTGTTGTAGTATAGTATGTAGGGAGCATAATCAGTCCTGCTGTgtagtcagaaaaaaaaaaaagaatgtacaaATGAATCCGAATTTTATAAAGATCCTTACGATTACGATTCATTTAATTTTGCTTAGATAATTCAGAGTTGTGTTTGTGCATAATGTTTGTGCTCTTTGCTGCATTTTACCCTCTCCCCAATTTTTTTCTAGtaattttgatgtttttgtttttgcatgggTGCCTAGATTAGAGTTTAAGCTCCACAGGATGTACACCAGCTTCAGATTGGTCGGGTTTGCCCTGATgaccgtacacacacacacacaccagaatttGGGTGTGCGCAGTTTGCCAGAGGCTTATAGTATTAAGGACTTATGTCTGAGACCCAGAGCCACTAACATGCGTTGGACTAATTCAGTCTGTTCCAAAGGCCCCAggctgttttttcccctctcaaagttcacaaaacaaaaacagatacTCCAACTCTAACCATGTCTATAGACAAACAATTACACATGCACATGTTATTTTGAGGAACTAAATCAGAATCTGAAGATCACTGAACTATCAGCCagactttctctttctgttgtttttaaCTCCAGCCCAATCTTAGAAACTTTGCCTGTTAAGGAAGCAAGAGATTGTACTGAGTAAATGTGTGCATTACTACTACAGTCATTTACCTTTATCTTTACTTTACTTACCACAATTACCTTTTTCTCTCAATACTGCCATCTGTTGGACACACATGTCAATAGATAAAGATGGCAAAAGCATCTTGTCATCCAGTGTTTTCTCACAGCTGTTACTGTTCTAGTTCAAAGATCAGGAACGGCTGTGAGAAAACACTGGATGACAAGATTTTTCTTGTACTAAGATTTCTATATTTGctctaattatatttttttatggttaGATTGATAGAAAGGATAAAGACTATGTGCGTAAATCCTGGAGTAACCTGTCCTGTCCCACTCCAAATTTGAGCATCGCCACCACTAAGAGAGCTCCCTCTCCTGGCAGTCAGCGTGTTAAATGCAGCCAGCCGTCACCCACCAGGTACTGACACTTCTTCATCTTGTTTAtcaaatgtttagttttttgtgtgcAATCGTTTTCATGGTCGAAATCCGGTGAAATGTGCAACACTTTCAGTTATGCTGATTTTCTATTATTCTTATGCAGACAAAGTTCTGGAAAAGGCAACGCCCACAGAAAGCTGAAAATATGAACAGTAAAAAATGCAACTTACCACAGTGCAGCTTAGTCACATCCCCCTTTTAGGGTGTTATTACTTTTGTAAATGATCAATGGATTTGGTTTCGACTGGCTTCTTACATAACGATGATGCAACAACTGACTTTCCCTTTCAACTTTTTCTTTAGGATCTCCCCTAAACCACCTCAGAAGTCTCCCATGTCCAAAAGGTCAAGGtctcctcctccatcttctaTTCACTTATCTCCTAGCAACCCCTCCCTGTTGCCTGGTAACCTGCGACCGAGCCGGGTGACCTCCGAGAGCCCGAGCGTGAGTCTGGAGGACGAGAAACCATCGCAGTTAAATGAAGTGGtcaaaagagaagaaactgagGGCAGCAGAGAAGAGGACGAGGAGGCGGGACAAAAGAAGAAGGAGCAAAGCGAAAGTCCTGCGAAAGCAGCAGCTGAAATCACTTGGAAAGTGGAAACCAATGGTTAGAGTGACTGCtgctgtgacacacacacacacacacacacacacacacacacacacacacacacacaggtgcattgtgCATTTCATTGTAAAcctatcctgttttttttaggtGTAGAAAGAGTGTTGAGTCCTCCAGGGGCCAGACCCAGTGCTGGAACCACCGACCCAGAGGAGGCATCTCGACTGATGGCGGAGAAACGACGTCAGGCCCGAgagcagagggagagagaggaggaagagagaagaCAACAGGAGGAGGTTGAGAGGTTCGTATCCGCCAAAAATGATATTACATAACGAATACAAGACACTCCAGTacttattttgtttgtgtgtccgTTGAATTGACAGGCGACACCGAGAGGAGATGGCACAGAAGATAGCTGAGGAGAGAGCGAAAAGAGAAGAGGAGGCCCAGCGTCTGGCCGAAGAGAAAAAACGcaaggaggaagaagagaggagattAGAAGAGGAACGaatgcagagagagaaagaagaatcGGAACGCCTGCAGAGACAGgtttcactcactctctctctctctctcacacacacacacacacacacacacacacacatacatacctataataaaaatgtattgcacaCATAGTGTATGTTTCATACCTTCACACAAATTGTGTGTATGCACATggacagaaagaagaagaggaggctCGTCAGCGTGAAGAGGCAGAGCGCTTGCGTCAGGAGAGGGAGAAACACTTCCAGAAAGAGGAAGCAGAGAGACTTGAGAGGAAAAAGgtacactttctttctttctttctttttatttatttttttatttttttagcttaaACCATATTACCATGTTCATCGTCTTCTCTTCCATAGCGCCTCGAGGAGATCATGAAGCGAACACGCCGCTCAGATCAGGTACAGTaccacacttacacacacacacacacacacacacacacacacacatatcacccATGTTATTCTGAGGAACTGAATAAGAATCTGAACAGCACTAAACCCAGTCAGCCAATCAGACTTTCTCGTTctgttgtttaatatttttacataacctctgatttatttatcagaaaaGCCCTGGTCAAAGTCAGAGGAATGGAGATGTGAGTCAGCAGAATACCCAGGACACGGGTAAGAATGATTTCACGTCTATTCTATGGCCAGTTTGTGTTTCATTATGCCTACTGcatatttgatgttttttttctttgtctgtctgtttctcacTGACTCACTCTCTTCTATCTCACTGGCTGTCTTTCTTTTGACtgttctttgtttctctctctctctctctctctctctctcacacactcactgtctctctttttttctttcagactaTCTTGTCTCTCTTTagctttgtctgtctgtttctcactgactctctctcttttctgtcttaCTAGCTGTCTCTCCCTGACTGACAGTTTCTCTCACTGTTCTCTCTAAGCgactctctcttttctctgtctgtctgtctctctgactgATTGTTCTGTTCTTTAGTCTCAGTTTATCTCTGATCGTATCTCTTTTCTTTGTCTGATTGCCTCTCCCTTCTCATTATTGTAGTTTGTCTGTCTCACTTGCTCTTtcacgttctctctctctgacctgCCTACTCTCTCATCCCAGTTTGGCTTTGATAGTGTCTCTCTTCTCTAtatctcttttctctttattttgacagtttgtctctttgtctgttttctctttcaCCGTCTATCTCAcaccaactgtctgtctctctctctttttcttcttcctgtctTCCTTTCTACTCTCTGTCTCTGACAACATTTAGTTGTATGTGcaatacatgtttattttctgtattcCCCCCTTCTCTTTCTCCAGTGAATGTGGTCTCTGGAATCCCGTCCATCACTGTATCGGCTCCACCAATCCCTCACAACCCACAGCACAATGACAGCAACGGACACACTAAACCTGATTTCAACTTGAACACACTCCCCCCTGCTGGACACGAGTGAGTACTGCATCTCCAGCTCTACCTCACTCTTTAGGTCAGAATTCTCTGGTCTGAAGTCTCTAGCTGATATTCCAAATGATGATAACTGATGAGAGAAACTGATACTGAGGCTGACTTGATATTAACACCATATTTGCATCTCTGTTCCTCATGTGGTTATAATATGTCACTACAGGTGTAACAGTACTATTAAACAGttgtatttataatttgtttattttttattcattaattcatttaagaTTAAGCACCGAAGCCCAGCTTCAGGAAAACGGTGTCACGGTGGAGTCTCCGACATTTGAGGAGGTGATCGAGGTGCCCATGGTGAGCAAGCTGTCCCGGCAGGAGGGCGATGGTGAGGAAGAAgatgagaggaggaagacacCACTGCTGGCTTTCCGAGAGAACGGAAGCATACATGACCTAAGCACATGGGATCAAAGCCAAGTCCAGCAGCACACAAGTGAGCTGACGTACCAaccttcatcatcattgtcCTTACTTTACACTTTATAACTCTGTCttgtaattgttttaaagtagaacatcataaaaaaacattgttctaCCCAGTCCATTTGTTTGGCCAGAACAAGGAATTAAACACTTCGGAAATTAACCAATCACAAACAAATTgcccttttttaaataatttaaatagcaAGAATACctcatgtgtttttgtttgtgtgttttttctgttgttACAGGTGACATCTGAAACCCTCAGAGATCATAATAGGAAACAAAGTGTGACTGATTTCCTGCTTAGATTCTTCTATATTTTACGTTTTCTCCAACACAGACCCCGGGTTATGTGAGGAGGAAAGTATCTATACAACAATAAGTAATGGACCGCTCTCTAAACAGTCATCCTTCCGCTTTCTGTAATGCAGCTCCTACCTTCTACCCCCATAAACACTAATGTGGTATGTTCCAGGAACACAGTTGATGAACGTGCTGGTGGCGTGTTTGTGGGAAACGTGCGGATGTAAATCAGCTGTAAAGTCTGATCTAATACttaaagatctttttttttttttggtttatttgtttctgtCGAGGTAGAACTGAGTAAAG from Silurus meridionalis isolate SWU-2019-XX chromosome 16, ASM1480568v1, whole genome shotgun sequence encodes the following:
- the map7b gene encoding ensconsin isoform X11, whose amino-acid sequence is MLLPPRLRKGGGRSVITSLTTITEEDEEQRSWRKKRRRGGSDSHHRGDEKNPLSRPDSTTSGHNTYNISSSADVQNTSRPEHLVFKLDERQRLARERREEREKQNAVREAQLLEREERARLYYEKQQEDRRRRLEEQRLKEERKHAAVEEKRRQKLEEEKARYEAVVRRTLEKSRRVKPKPNRWSWGGTLTSSTSHNSGMHRMPLTPWENNVVSRLQTPTHSYLARSRSAVSLSGDAASCHHTSSLPLKTLQSRSAERPIRAGPSFERAVRARPDGNMCRKAANNVLIDRKDKDYVRKSWSNLSCPTPNLSIATTKRAPSPGSQRVKCSQPSPTRISPKPPQKSPMSKRSRSPPPSSIHLSPSNPSLLPGNLRPSRVTSESPSVSLEDEKPSQLNEVVKREETEGSREEDEEAGQKKKEQSESPAKAAAEITWKVETNGVERVLSPPGARPSAGTTDPEEASRLMAEKRRQAREQREREEEERRQQEEVERRHREEMAQKIAEERAKREEEAQRLAEEKKRKEEEERRLEEERMQREKEESERLQRQKEEEEARQREEAERLRQEREKHFQKEEAERLERKKRLEEIMKRTRRSDQKSPGQSQRNGDVSQQNTQDTVNVVSGIPSITVSAPPIPHNPQHNDSNGHTKPDFNLNTLPPAGHELSTEAQLQENGVTVESPTFEEVIEVPMVSKLSRQEGDGEEEDERRKTPLLAFRENGSIHDLSTWDQSQVQQHTSDI
- the map7b gene encoding ensconsin isoform X10, translated to MLLPPRLRKGGGRSVITSLTTITEEDEEQRSWRKKRRRGGSDSHHRGDEKNPLSRPDSTTSGHNTYNISSSADVQNTSRPEHLVFKLDERQRLARERREEREKQNAVREAQLLEREERARLYYEKQQEDRRRRLEEQRLKEERKHAAVEEKRRQKLEEEKARYEAVVRRTLEKSRRVKPKPNRWSWGGTLTSSTSHNSGMHRMPLTPWENNVVSRLQTPTHSYLARSRSAVSLSGDAVTPVCPRSASCHHTSSLPLKTLQSRSAERPIRAGPSFERAVRARPDGNMCRKAANNVLIDRKDKDYVRKSWSNLSCPTPNLSIATTKRAPSPGSQRVKCSQPSPTRISPKPPQKSPMSKRSRSPPPSSIHLSPSNPSLLPGNLRPSRVTSESPSVSLEDEKPSQLNEVVKREETEGSREEDEEAGQKKKEQSESPAKAAAEITWKVETNGVERVLSPPGARPSAGTTDPEEASRLMAEKRRQAREQREREEEERRQQEEVERRHREEMAQKIAEERAKREEEAQRLAEEKKRKEEEERRLEEERMQREKEESERLQRQKEEEEARQREEAERLRQEREKHFQKEEAERLERKKRLEEIMKRTRRSDQKSPGQSQRNGDVSQQNTQDTVNVVSGIPSITVSAPPIPHNPQHNDSNGHTKPDFNLNTLPPAGHELSTEAQLQENGVTVESPTFEEVIEVPMVSKLSRQEGDGEEEDERRKTPLLAFRENGSIHDLSTWDQSQVQQHTSDI
- the map7b gene encoding ensconsin isoform X4; the protein is MAEREESDGCRSSSQGSDSHHRGDEKNPLSRPDSTTSGHNTYNISSSADVQNTSRPEHLVFKLDERQRLARERREEREKQNAVREAQLLEREERARLYYEKQQEDRRRRLEEQRLKEERKHAAVEEKRRQKLEEEKARYEAVVRRTLEKSRRVKPKPNRWSWGGTLTSSTSHNSGFGDSALLFTLDLAGLECDDVFSLARQQRPHTQYADRRSVSTMNLSKHIDPVISKRLSSSSATLLNTPDRGLQKQTSLSSSCLVNRFSSKARPSKEKIYQDRPAGMHRMPLTPWENNVVSRLQTPTHSYLARSRSAVSLSGDAVTPVCPRSASCHHTSSLPLKTLQSRSAERPIRAGPSFERAVRARPDGNMCRKAANNVLIDRKDKDYVRKSWSNLSCPTPNLSIATTKRAPSPGSQRVKCSQPSPTRISPKPPQKSPMSKRSRSPPPSSIHLSPSNPSLLPGNLRPSRVTSESPSVSLEDEKPSQLNEVVKREETEGSREEDEEAGQKKKEQSESPAKAAAEITWKVETNGVERVLSPPGARPSAGTTDPEEASRLMAEKRRQAREQREREEEERRQQEEVERRHREEMAQKIAEERAKREEEAQRLAEEKKRKEEEERRLEEERMQREKEESERLQRQKEEEEARQREEAERLRQEREKHFQKEEAERLERKKRLEEIMKRTRRSDQKSPGQSQRNGDVSQQNTQDTVNVVSGIPSITVSAPPIPHNPQHNDSNGHTKPDFNLNTLPPAGHELSTEAQLQENGVTVESPTFEEVIEVPMVSKLSRQEGDGEEEDERRKTPLLAFRENGSIHDLSTWDQSQVQQHTSDI